A part of Molothrus aeneus isolate 106 unplaced genomic scaffold, BPBGC_Maene_1.0 scaffold_30, whole genome shotgun sequence genomic DNA contains:
- the LOC136569888 gene encoding proline-rich proteoglycan 2-like encodes MARAPASAPAPPPWPDSRRAPRGGGPSQPPPRPGTPPQTPGTPPSAPHDPSAAGTPLPPVCTPEIAEPPPGVSEAAAAPPGDPESPAPPGGVAGGSRRVLFADALGLPLTRLRQYRPWDPRGRGGPPGGGGGGGTPGRGEGGTVGEPPPPGIWMRPGKGRPQEAEDVQPPPPEHSTEPDPAPAPPPDAEQPPAQGTEDEAVARELEQLYLSHLRRLRGDPNDSDPIPKNGGPPFPDRAPNTSLANEMALRYEGGGGGRCSPPVLLGTGGPLEGALVVPARPPRGRGSSLGGALRGCGVVLALAVLVPVAWGGDGGGPTAAVALGIYLALAWLT; translated from the exons ATGGCCCGCGCTCCCGCCTCCGCCCCGGCGCCCCCCCCGTGGCCGGACTCCCGGCGTGCCCCGCGCGGGGGgggcccctcccagccccccccgcgtcccgggacccccccccaaacccccggcacccccccctcagccccccatGACCCCTCGGCCGCTGGGACCCCCCTCCCGCCCGTTTGCACCCCAGAGATCGCCGAGCCCCCCCCGGGGGTCTCCGAAGCCGCCGCTGCCCCCCCGGGGGACCCCGAGagccccgcgccccccgggGGGGTGGCCGGGGGGTCCCGGCGGGTTCTGTTCGCCgatgctctggggctgcccctgaCCCGCTTGCGGCAATACCGGCCCTGGGACCCCCGGGGGAGGGGGGGACCCCcgggggggggcggcgggggaggGACCCCCGGaaggggggaggggggcacGGTGGGAGAGCCGCCCCCCCCCGGGATCTGGATGAGGCCTGGGAAGGGCAG GCCACAGGAGGCGGAGGACGTGCAGCCCCCACCCCCCGAGCACAGCACAG agcctgaccctgccccagcGCCCCCCCCGGATGcggagcagcccccagcacag GGCACCGAGGACGAGGCGGTGGCgcgggagctggagcagctctacCTGTCCCACCTGCGCCGGCTTCGGGGGGACCCCAACGACAGCGACCCCATCCCCAAAAACGGGGGTCCCCCCTTTCCCGATCGAGCCCCCAACACCTCCCTGGCCAACGAGATGGCGCTGCGCTATGAGGGGGGGGGCGGGGGTCGCTGCAGCCCCCCGGTGCTGCTGGGGACGGGGGGGCCGCTGGAGGGGGCGCTGGTGGTGCCGGCGAGGCCCCcccggggcagggggagcagttTGGGGGGAGCCCTAAGGGGGTGCGGGGTGGTTCTGGCTCTGGCCGTGCTGGTGCCGGTGGCCTGggggggggacggggggggTCCCACGGCTGCGGTGGCTTTGGGGATTTACCTGGCGCTGGCCTGGCTCACGTGA
- the LOC136570072 gene encoding forkhead box protein P3-like, translating into MAGTREPQRRPPRAPQERPTVLTHWGGHLLPPQTPQVPPEGGSCPPLLQVQHPGVLVMRTRLPPAHGLPALEWGPKDPPGRDRDPSPAPAGSDPPPAQPPRPPRREPGEVAQCLRQLERIQELEQQLARERHRLGLLQAQLLRRGPPSTGLPGKGQAGPPPQIWGPAAEAEGDPEMLLPPPGHPWERGGLCPELEYYRLSTARPPYTYATLIRWAILESPQRQRPLAEIYHWFSRRFGFFRHNTRTWKNAVRHNLSLHKCFVRVEAARGAVWTVDEAEFRRKRGQRYPRDCELKYFMAPRS; encoded by the exons atggcagggacccgGGAGCC GCAGCGGcgccccccccgcgccccccagGAGCGGCCCACGGTGCTGACCC ATTGGGGGGGTCACCTCctgcccccccaaaccccacaggtGCCACCCGAGGGGGGGTCCTGCCCccccctgctgcaggtgcagcacCCCGGGGTGTTGGTGATGAGAACTCGGCTGCCCCCCGCCCACg GTCTCCCCGCTTTGGAATGGGGTCCCAAAGACCCCCCCGGCCGGGACAGAgacccctcccctgcccccgCCGGCAGCGACCCCCCCCCCGCGCAGCCCCCCAG gcCGCCCCGCCGTGAGCCGGGGGAGGTGGCTCAGTGTCTGCGGCAGCTGGAGAGgatccaggagctggagcagcag CTGGCCCGCGAGCGGCACCGCCTGGGGCTGTTGCAGGCTCAGCTCCTCCGGAGGGGCCCCCCCAGCACG GGTCTCCCTGGGAAGGGCCAGGCCgggccccctccccaaatttggggtccCGCAGCTGAGGCCGAGGGGGACCCCGAGATGCTGCTGCCCCCCCCGGGGCACCCCTGGGAGCGtggggggctctgcccag aGTTGGAGTATTACCGGCTGAGCACCGCGCGGCCCCCCTACACCTACGCCACGCTCATCCGATGG GCCATCCTGGAGTCGCCGCAGCGGCAGCGCCCCCTGGCGGAGATTTACCATTGGTTCAGCCGCAGGTTCGGCTTCTTCCGCCACAACACCCGCACCTGGAAg AACGCCGTGCGCCACAACCTGAGCCTGCACAAATGCTTCGTGCGGGTGGAGGCCGCCCGTGGCGCCGTCTGGACCGTGGACGAGGCCGAATTCCGACGGAAACGGGGCCAACGCTACCCCAG GGACTGTGAGCTCAAGTATTTCATGGCACCCCGGAGCTGA